From the genome of Sporomusa sphaeroides DSM 2875:
CTACATAACAGTACATGCGTATTCATTTTAGCCGTGGTGTTAGGAGTGGTGTGATTTGTCAGTTATCAATATCTTAGCAAGCAAAAGCTTGACAGTATCTACTAGAAGATCGCGCCGAGGCATGAAAGGCAAAAAAATAATTGTCGGAAATAAACGTAAATGTAATTATTTCAGTTATCTTTTTTTTGATACTTCGGTAATCCCCAATAGCCTGTCGCTGTTATCTGCAAAATTAGTGTTATTCAAATTATGCGATTTCTTTAGCTGTACAGCCGTAACGTTTTCCGTCTATCCTTTATTAGATCAATTTAGTTCTTATACAACCTATGACAAGGATTGTTCCGTAAGTTTAGACCCGACACTTAAACAAGACTTCTTTCCCTTTACCTGTGAGGCAGCTATTGAAATAGATATAACAACAATAGTTGATATGTGGCTTAAAAACACATTAGTGAACAGGGGCATAGTAATAAAAGGCAATAACACTCATTATCCCCCTTGTTGTTATACATCCTTTGGTTCTGCTTATAGTGCCGATAATACTGTAATTCCCTTTATCAGAGCAGCCTTTGCACAAGGCCCGTGCTTATGTTTTTTACCTAATTCAGACATTACCTATACTGCGAAAGTTTTTCCAGCTAAAAATGCTAACTTCTCGGGACGAGCAGGTAACGGTCCGTAACACTGCCTCGCCGTCAATCAGTTGAGGAGGGGAGAATAAAATTAAGTGGGACAAGGGACCTGTCCCCGTGTCCCACGTGTCCCACGGAACTTGAAGAAGGAAGAGCTTTTAATTAACTGTATTGCTGTGTTGTAAATCATAAAGACAAAAGGCAAGCCGAATACGGCAGCGTTCTTCCATGGAAGACAGGTCACTCTGGAGCAGCTTTTTGATTTTGGCAACGCGGTAGTTAATGGTGTTTCGATGCGTAAAGGTGTGCTCAGCAACGAGTTGGACACTAGAATTGAATTCAATATAATAGCGCAGTATTTCCAAGTAATTAGAATTGTGTTTTTGGTCATAATCAACAATGGTTTTTAGCGATTGTGTATATAAATTATCTAATATAGTCTCATCTGAAATACCTAGTATAATTTGATAAAGGCCTAAATTATTATAGAAACAGTGGGGCTTTTTCGTAGCGATGGCCACCTGCAAGGCTTTATCTGCTTCAATTCGTTTGTTAAATAAGCATTGTAAGCCTTGCCCCAGCGTGGAAATGCCACAGTGAATATCATCATCGGTACTTAAAGAACTATGAAGGAAAGCCAGTGTAGCGGCAAAGTTATTCTCGGTTATGTTATATAGGATGGCATACTGGGTAGTTTTTTTTGTCAGGAGCAGATATTTTTGTTCTGCTTGATTTAGAATCACGGTTAATTTATCGTTAGAGACATTTTTAAAAGCGACAATTCCATAGGTGGAATAGGAATAGGGTTTCATGTCTTCATGTTCAGCAATAAATGCATTATCAATCATATTATCAAATATGGCATTGGAGAATATCTTGCTAAAATATTCTTCTTCTTGTTTCTCTTTAATAATATCATTGAAGCCATCCTGCATAATGTCAGCAATATGTATTTCCCAGGGCATGATAAGCAGCGGCAGGTGATTATTGTTGCAATAATCAATGAGATAATGGGGTATATCTTTAATATAATTTCCAATATTTAAAATAATACCGCTTGCACCTTTTTTGTTTACTGAATGAATGAGTTCTTCAAGCCAGTGATCATAACTGTTGGCAAGCCCGGTTGTAATAATTAATTCTCCACCGCGAATAAAACTCATATTATTCAAGTCCTCTAGCAGATAAATCCATTTAAAAGAGGTATAAATACCTTTTTCGCCAGCTATTAGTTGTAGCTGGTGCTTTTTTCGGAACTTTTCATAAAATTGTTTTAGCGTCAATGATATATACCTGCCTCTCACTTGATATAAATAGTATAAAGTAATATAAATTGGTTGTACAGCACAAAAAACGGAGGTTTTTTTAGGCTTCAATCTTGTTGAATGCTGAAAAAACAAGTGCTAAAATACAAGTAAATTCAAAATTATACTGGTGTATGGGCATATTGAGCAAAGTGAAAGGAAGAGGTTATATTTATGTCAATGAAAAATCAAATTGAACAGCTTATTGTTGAGAAAGTGGCATCATTAAACCGACCTGATCTATTTAGGAGGCCGATTGTAAGTTTTTCTTCTGCCACAGATAGTAGATATTCTGAATTAAAGGAGATTATTGGTCCATGGCATTTAAACCCTACTGAACTACTGCCAGATGCTCAAAGCGTCATCAGCTATTTTGTACCGTTTACCAGCCTGGTGGTAGCAGCGCCGAAAACAGTTGACGGCGGTTCTGAGGCCTGGGGTGAAGCCTATGCCATAATTAATCCTTATTTCAATGTCGTGAATCAGGCGGTCATTCAATACTTGTCTGATTTAGGCTATTCAGCCAGTGCAGTACAGGCAACCCATACCTATGACCCCAAAGATATGAAATCAATATGGTCACACCGAAGTGCTGCTGCCATTGCAGGTCTAGGCACCTTTGGCGCAAATAGAATGCTTATTACCGAAAAAGGTTCTGGCGGACGATTCTGTTCAGTGTTAACATCTGCCACCCTGTATGAGGAACAAGCTCCGGCAGAAACCAGATGTTTATATGTTAAAAACGGCTCTTGCGGTCTATGTTTCAAAATCTGTCCGGTAAATGCCCTGGTGCCTGATTCTTTTGATAAATTTATTTGTCAAGACGAATGTAACAAGAACCAGAAGCAGGATAGGCATGGTGCCGATACTTGCGGCAAATGTATTAGTGTATGCCCGGTGGCTTATATTGACTAGATAATTCAACTTTAAAATCATTGCATGTGAATGTAAAATTATACTACCAGAAAGGAACCTATGATGGATTTTAAACAACTAATAACAACCATGATCCAAACCTATGTACAAGAATATCAGAAAAAGCCGGGCATTACCTCCGTATGGGGTGAGCCATTAGTTGGCTTTGCCGATGCAAATCATCCGGATATTTCCAACCTTAAGGATATTATTTCGCCGCAGCATGTTATGCCGCATGAGGTCATAGAAAATCCAACAATTATTATTGCTTATTTTCTCCCTTTTACCAGGGAACTTGCCGATACAAACAAAGCACCCGGGAATGTGTCATCTCCCGAGTGGGCGCGTACTTATGAAGAAACTAACAGGATGTTTGGAGAGTTAAACAATTACTTAATAGCAGCGATACAGGAAATGGGCTATGAAGCCGGAGTTTCTAAAGCGGCAACAACCTTTGACCAGGAAAGGTTAATAAGTAATTGGTCGCAGCGTCATATTGCCAGAGTGGCAGGACTTGGCACCTTTGGCCTTAATAATATGCTGATTAGCAGCAACGGCTGCTGTGGTCGCTACAGCACAGTAATTACGAATCTGCCAATAGAGCCGGATAAGCCGCTTGACGATAATTACTGCCTGTATAAAAGCAAAGGGATATGCGGCGCTTGTATAAA
Proteins encoded in this window:
- a CDS encoding DNRLRE domain-containing protein — its product is MSVINILASKSLTVSTRRSRRGMKGKKIIVGNKRKCNYFSYLFFDTSVIPNSLSLLSAKLVLFKLCDFFSCTAVTFSVYPLLDQFSSYTTYDKDCSVSLDPTLKQDFFPFTCEAAIEIDITTIVDMWLKNTLVNRGIVIKGNNTHYPPCCYTSFGSAYSADNTVIPFIRAAFAQGPCLCFLPNSDITYTAKVFPAKNANFSGRAGNGP
- a CDS encoding epoxyqueuosine reductase, producing the protein MSMKNQIEQLIVEKVASLNRPDLFRRPIVSFSSATDSRYSELKEIIGPWHLNPTELLPDAQSVISYFVPFTSLVVAAPKTVDGGSEAWGEAYAIINPYFNVVNQAVIQYLSDLGYSASAVQATHTYDPKDMKSIWSHRSAAAIAGLGTFGANRMLITEKGSGGRFCSVLTSATLYEEQAPAETRCLYVKNGSCGLCFKICPVNALVPDSFDKFICQDECNKNQKQDRHGADTCGKCISVCPVAYID
- a CDS encoding PucR family transcriptional regulator, yielding MTLKQFYEKFRKKHQLQLIAGEKGIYTSFKWIYLLEDLNNMSFIRGGELIITTGLANSYDHWLEELIHSVNKKGASGIILNIGNYIKDIPHYLIDYCNNNHLPLLIMPWEIHIADIMQDGFNDIIKEKQEEEYFSKIFSNAIFDNMIDNAFIAEHEDMKPYSYSTYGIVAFKNVSNDKLTVILNQAEQKYLLLTKKTTQYAILYNITENNFAATLAFLHSSLSTDDDIHCGISTLGQGLQCLFNKRIEADKALQVAIATKKPHCFYNNLGLYQIILGISDETILDNLYTQSLKTIVDYDQKHNSNYLEILRYYIEFNSSVQLVAEHTFTHRNTINYRVAKIKKLLQSDLSSMEERCRIRLAFCLYDLQHSNTVN
- a CDS encoding epoxyqueuosine reductase, whose amino-acid sequence is MMDFKQLITTMIQTYVQEYQKKPGITSVWGEPLVGFADANHPDISNLKDIISPQHVMPHEVIENPTIIIAYFLPFTRELADTNKAPGNVSSPEWARTYEETNRMFGELNNYLIAAIQEMGYEAGVSKAATTFDQERLISNWSQRHIARVAGLGTFGLNNMLISSNGCCGRYSTVITNLPIEPDKPLDDNYCLYKSKGICGACIKHCPSGALTVTGYDRQKCFQVCLKNAEIYKDFGSSYSDETGKNANSAGSEVCGKCLVNVPCAFK